In Rhizobium oryzihabitans, one DNA window encodes the following:
- a CDS encoding acetyltransferase: MITLRTSDTRDTGRILEIWRKAVDATHGFLRAEDRIAIEDEVKAFLPQVPLTLAVDASDQPIGFMFLHEGHMEALFIDPGHHGKGIGSALVQAALAAHPALTTDVNEQNAQAMGFYRKLGFEPTGRSDLDGQGRPYPLVHLQFRATEK, translated from the coding sequence ATGATTACACTTCGCACTTCCGACACTCGCGACACGGGCCGCATCCTTGAGATATGGCGCAAGGCCGTTGACGCCACCCATGGTTTCCTTCGCGCCGAAGATCGCATCGCAATCGAGGACGAAGTTAAGGCTTTTCTTCCGCAGGTCCCTTTGACACTCGCGGTCGATGCGTCGGATCAGCCGATTGGCTTCATGTTTCTGCATGAAGGGCATATGGAGGCGCTTTTCATCGATCCGGGCCATCATGGCAAAGGGATCGGAAGCGCGCTCGTGCAGGCGGCGCTCGCAGCGCATCCGGCGCTGACCACCGATGTCAACGAACAGAATGCGCAGGCCATGGGCTTTTATCGCAAGCTCGGTTTCGAACCGACGGGACGTTCCGATCTCGACGGGCAGGGACGGCCCTACCCACTCGTTCATCTGCAATTTCGCGCGACGGAAAAATAA